The Ornithinimicrobium faecis genome includes a window with the following:
- a CDS encoding M56 family metallopeptidase produces the protein MTPGLLAGVLAVALVAATFLGPWLLRSAAPALVRMPRLAIGLLLGSVVVWLGTALALGPLLAWVVSGPDVLPARAAQACQQCLNAANPFAAGTVDTGIPVVLLLVGPVLVAAAVVVGLVRESWRHQVEARHTAGQVLARATPRRVLGHDIQVVPETRTFALSLPARDGGIVLSKGALASLGRPELAAVLAHEQAHLSQRHHLITMLMTGLARQLRWVPLVVAAREALPHYLEIAADNQARDRVGTTALVSALVRLGERPTRAGDSVGALHIAGPGRIQHLVLPGSGTAGALPMLAVVAHLLVLAVVGAAVHLPYALAALNGC, from the coding sequence GTGACGCCGGGCCTGCTCGCTGGTGTGCTGGCGGTGGCGCTGGTGGCCGCGACGTTCCTGGGTCCTTGGCTGCTGCGGTCAGCGGCCCCGGCCCTGGTGCGCATGCCACGGCTGGCGATCGGACTGCTGCTGGGCAGTGTCGTGGTGTGGCTCGGGACCGCGCTGGCTCTTGGGCCACTGCTCGCCTGGGTGGTCAGTGGGCCTGATGTCCTGCCGGCTCGGGCTGCACAGGCCTGCCAGCAGTGTCTCAACGCAGCCAATCCGTTCGCGGCAGGCACCGTCGACACCGGCATCCCGGTGGTGCTGCTGCTCGTGGGCCCCGTGCTGGTGGCCGCAGCAGTCGTCGTCGGTCTGGTCCGGGAGAGCTGGCGTCACCAGGTCGAGGCGCGGCACACGGCCGGGCAGGTGTTGGCCCGTGCGACCCCGCGCCGGGTGCTGGGGCACGACATCCAGGTCGTCCCGGAGACGAGGACCTTCGCCCTGAGCCTCCCGGCCCGCGACGGCGGCATCGTGCTGTCGAAGGGGGCGCTGGCGAGCCTGGGTCGTCCGGAGTTGGCGGCAGTGCTGGCGCATGAGCAGGCGCACCTGAGTCAGCGCCATCACCTGATCACCATGCTGATGACGGGGCTGGCACGCCAACTGCGGTGGGTGCCTCTGGTCGTCGCAGCCCGGGAGGCGCTGCCGCACTATCTGGAGATCGCGGCCGACAACCAGGCTCGCGACCGGGTCGGCACCACCGCCCTGGTCAGTGCCTTGGTGCGACTGGGGGAGCGTCCCACCAGGGCAGGAGACTCTGTGGGGGCCCTGCACATTGCTGGGCCCGGACGCATCCAGCACCTCGTCCTGCCGGGCAGCGGAACGGCCGGCGCGCTCCCGATGCTGGCCGTGGTTGCGCACCTGCTCGTGCTCGCGGTGGTCGGTGCCGCGGTGCACCTGCCCTATGCCCTCGCCGCTCTGAACGGTTGCTGA
- the helR gene encoding RNA polymerase recycling motor ATPase HelR: MTNQTTTAFALPETLAAKNDPALIAGDEQHFAAIAATQSEQITELTRRLDAARRAPGGSGQAALDRDLEIHRLTGQLRLLHRFGLDLCLGRVVRAGDPEPIYIGRTGLTDSTGDRLLIDWRAPAAEPFFAATHADPMGLVSRRRYRWTGGGQVNDYWDEVFTAEGLTQHAALDDQSAFIATLGSSRSPRMRDVLSTIASDQDAIIRAGSRGALVVDGGPGTGKTVVALHRAAYLLYADPRLGHQRGGVLFVGPHEPYLNYVGDVLPSLGEEGVQTVTLRDLLPEGATAGPEDDAEVAALKSSREMVEVIEPAVRFYEEPPSTGTRLEVDGVELTVRAMDWAEAFASPEPGVPHNDAREQVWETLVQILVDAVEVEEDDEHFAEADLRRALAEHEELTATFNGAWPLLEPEDLVADLWSVPAFLRLAAPWLSAGDVGRLQREHPTAWTESDLPLLDAARQRLGDSGAVRRRQRQEAAAAAERARMDEVIDRMLEADNIGGLSQQLRHQDLRDKLVDSGALPTATPDRLAGPFAHVIVDEAQELTDAQWQMLLSRCPSRSMTIVGDRAQARHGFTESWNERLERIGLDQIEVASLSINYRTPAEVMAQAEPVIRAAIPDANVPTSVREGGIPVVHDSRDRLDTILSTWLAEHEEGIACVIGHPGFEARPRVRSLTPVLAKGLEFDLVILVDPEDFGDGIEGAVDRYVAMTRATQQLVILTSD; the protein is encoded by the coding sequence ATGACCAACCAGACCACCACCGCCTTTGCCCTCCCCGAGACCCTTGCCGCCAAGAACGACCCCGCCCTGATCGCCGGGGACGAGCAGCACTTCGCGGCCATCGCCGCCACCCAGTCCGAGCAGATCACCGAGCTGACCAGACGGCTGGACGCTGCCCGCCGGGCCCCGGGAGGCTCGGGGCAGGCAGCCCTCGACCGCGACCTGGAGATCCACCGGCTCACCGGACAGCTGCGGCTCCTGCACCGTTTCGGCCTCGACCTGTGCCTGGGCCGGGTCGTGCGCGCCGGTGACCCCGAGCCCATCTATATCGGGCGCACCGGGCTGACCGACAGCACCGGCGATCGTCTACTCATCGACTGGCGCGCGCCGGCCGCCGAGCCCTTCTTCGCCGCCACCCACGCCGATCCGATGGGCCTGGTGAGTCGTCGGCGCTATCGCTGGACAGGAGGCGGGCAGGTCAACGACTACTGGGACGAGGTCTTCACCGCCGAGGGGCTGACGCAGCACGCCGCGCTCGATGACCAGTCGGCCTTCATCGCGACGTTGGGCAGCAGCCGGTCACCCCGGATGCGCGACGTGCTGAGCACCATCGCGTCCGACCAGGACGCCATCATCCGGGCCGGCTCGCGCGGGGCGCTCGTCGTCGACGGTGGGCCGGGCACCGGCAAGACGGTGGTGGCCCTGCACCGCGCGGCCTACCTGCTGTATGCCGATCCTCGCCTCGGTCACCAGCGCGGCGGTGTGTTGTTCGTCGGGCCGCACGAGCCGTATCTGAACTATGTCGGCGACGTCCTGCCCAGCCTGGGTGAGGAGGGTGTGCAGACCGTCACCCTGCGCGACCTGCTGCCCGAGGGCGCGACGGCGGGGCCAGAGGATGACGCCGAGGTCGCCGCCCTCAAGTCGTCCCGGGAGATGGTCGAGGTCATTGAGCCGGCCGTCCGCTTCTATGAGGAGCCACCCAGCACGGGAACGCGCCTGGAGGTCGACGGGGTCGAGCTAACCGTCCGGGCCATGGACTGGGCCGAGGCCTTCGCGTCCCCAGAGCCGGGGGTGCCGCACAACGACGCCCGCGAGCAGGTCTGGGAGACCCTCGTGCAGATCCTTGTGGACGCCGTGGAGGTCGAGGAGGACGACGAGCACTTCGCGGAGGCTGATCTGCGCCGCGCGCTGGCCGAGCACGAGGAGCTGACCGCGACCTTCAACGGGGCCTGGCCGCTGCTCGAGCCCGAGGACCTGGTCGCGGACCTCTGGTCCGTGCCGGCCTTCCTGCGCCTGGCCGCGCCATGGCTCTCGGCGGGTGACGTGGGGCGTCTGCAGCGGGAGCATCCGACCGCCTGGACCGAGTCCGATCTGCCCCTGCTGGACGCTGCCCGGCAGCGCCTCGGTGACTCCGGTGCTGTGCGCCGGCGACAGCGCCAGGAGGCCGCCGCGGCGGCGGAGCGGGCACGCATGGACGAGGTCATCGACCGGATGCTCGAGGCCGACAACATCGGCGGCCTGTCACAGCAGCTGCGGCACCAGGACCTGCGGGACAAGCTCGTGGACTCCGGCGCTCTGCCGACCGCCACGCCGGACCGTCTCGCGGGACCTTTTGCGCACGTGATCGTCGACGAGGCCCAGGAGCTCACCGACGCCCAGTGGCAGATGCTGCTCAGCCGCTGCCCCTCGCGGAGCATGACGATCGTCGGGGACCGGGCCCAGGCCAGACACGGCTTCACCGAGTCCTGGAACGAGCGGCTGGAGCGGATCGGCCTGGACCAGATCGAGGTCGCCTCCCTGAGCATCAACTACCGCACGCCCGCCGAGGTGATGGCACAGGCGGAGCCGGTCATCAGGGCTGCCATCCCCGATGCCAACGTGCCCACCTCGGTGCGGGAGGGCGGCATACCCGTGGTGCACGACTCCCGCGACAGGCTGGACACGATCCTGTCGACCTGGCTGGCCGAGCACGAGGAGGGCATCGCCTGCGTCATCGGGCACCCGGGCTTCGAGGCGCGTCCGCGGGTCCGGTCGCTGACCCCCGTGCTGGCCAAGGGGCTGGAGTTTGACCTGGTGATCCTGGTCGATCCAGAGGACTTCGGAGACGGGATCGAGGGGGCGGTGGATCGTTATGTCGCGATGACGCGAGCCACTCAGCAGCTCGTCATCCTGACCAGCGACTGA
- a CDS encoding thymidine kinase has translation MRAAPVAGHVEVICGPMFAGKSEELVRRVRRARLAGLEVEVVNHALDARHGTGQVASHSGVSVVSRTAPDVTALRSLLEGRSPDLVAIDEAQFFGPGLVDVVDELAARGLTVLVAGLSVTFDGRPFEPLPTLMATAEVVTRLTAVCSVCGGEAALHQRVDTDATSDALAAAEEHVGGIESYQARCRHHHETAA, from the coding sequence ATGAGAGCAGCGCCGGTGGCGGGTCACGTGGAGGTGATCTGCGGGCCGATGTTTGCGGGCAAGTCCGAGGAGTTGGTGCGCCGGGTGCGGCGCGCCCGGCTGGCCGGCCTCGAGGTCGAGGTGGTCAACCACGCCCTGGACGCTCGCCACGGCACCGGTCAGGTCGCCTCGCACTCCGGGGTGAGCGTGGTCTCGCGCACCGCTCCAGACGTGACCGCCCTGCGGTCGCTGCTGGAGGGCCGCTCCCCCGATCTGGTGGCCATCGACGAGGCGCAGTTCTTTGGCCCGGGGCTCGTGGACGTCGTTGACGAGCTCGCCGCCCGGGGCCTCACCGTGCTGGTGGCGGGGCTGTCGGTCACCTTCGACGGGCGGCCGTTCGAGCCACTGCCCACGCTCATGGCCACCGCAGAGGTCGTCACGCGGCTGACGGCGGTGTGCTCGGTCTGCGGTGGCGAGGCAGCCCTGCACCAACGCGTGGACACGGATGCCACCAGCGACGCGCTGGCCGCGGCCGAGGAGCACGTCGGTGGCATCGAGAGTTATCAGGCGCGCTGCCGACACCACCACGAGACCGCAGCCTGA
- a CDS encoding siderophore-interacting protein: MSKPNRPPRPQALLTVESSEWVSPTTVRIVGGGEGFSTLNLNEFTDAYVKLLFVKPELGLTPPYDEAHLRETLAPEDQPVRRTYTLRWVDRENQRLAIDFVVHGDEGVAAPWAREARPGDQFVASGSGGGYAPDPTADWHLFIGDESALPAICAALEVLPTDAQGVVYLQTTEDSGRIEIKAPHGIRLEWLTGPSSETSLLAEAVAAGPWPQGRVQVFAHGERESMKAVRALMKERQVPREDLSLSGYWAYGRTEDRFQAEKREPIGQILD; the protein is encoded by the coding sequence GTGAGCAAGCCGAATCGTCCACCGCGCCCCCAGGCGCTCCTGACCGTCGAGTCCTCGGAGTGGGTCTCCCCCACCACCGTGCGGATCGTTGGCGGCGGTGAGGGGTTCTCGACCCTCAACCTCAATGAGTTCACCGATGCCTATGTCAAGTTGCTCTTCGTCAAGCCGGAGCTGGGTCTGACCCCGCCGTATGACGAGGCTCACCTGCGCGAGACCCTCGCCCCCGAGGACCAGCCAGTTCGGCGGACCTACACCCTGCGATGGGTCGACCGGGAGAACCAGCGTCTGGCCATCGACTTCGTCGTGCACGGCGACGAGGGCGTCGCCGCCCCCTGGGCACGTGAGGCTCGACCTGGTGACCAGTTCGTCGCCTCCGGGTCCGGCGGAGGTTACGCCCCGGACCCGACGGCCGACTGGCACCTGTTCATCGGCGACGAGTCAGCCCTGCCGGCCATCTGCGCGGCCCTTGAGGTGCTGCCCACCGACGCCCAGGGCGTCGTCTACCTGCAGACCACCGAGGACTCGGGGAGGATCGAGATCAAGGCGCCTCACGGCATACGGCTGGAGTGGTTGACCGGGCCGTCGAGCGAGACGAGCCTGCTGGCCGAGGCGGTCGCCGCTGGACCCTGGCCGCAGGGGCGGGTGCAGGTCTTCGCCCACGGCGAGCGGGAGTCGATGAAGGCCGTGCGGGCCCTGATGAAGGAGCGCCAGGTGCCGCGTGAGGACCTGTCGCTCTCGGGCTACTGGGCCTATGGCCGCACCGAGGATCGCTTCCAGGCGGAGAAGCGCGAGCCGATCGGCCAGATCCTGGACTGA
- the thrS gene encoding threonine--tRNA ligase: protein MPAQITVTIAGSERLVDQGTTAADLFADDKAVVVARVGGELRDLAHSLTDGDVVEPVLISEPDGLDVLRHSCAHVLAQAVQEVNPDAKLGIGPPIRDGFYYDFDVAEPFQPEDLKKLEKVMQRIINTGQTFHRRDIEDDAAREELAREPYKLELIGLKGGSAEDAAEGASVEVGGAQLTIYDNKDRTGETVWGDLCRGPHLPTTKLIGNAFKITRSAAAYWRGSEKNPQLQRIYGTAWPSKDEMKAYLDRLAEAERRDHRKLGAEMDLYSFPEEIGPGLPVFHPRGGVLKRVMEDYVRQAHIDAGFQYVGTPHISKEGLFHTSGHLPYYAEGMFPPIDDDGQPYRLKAMNCPMHNLIFRSRGRSYRELPLRFFEFGTVYRNEKSGVLQGLTRVRMITQDDSHSYVTREQAPGEIKHLLDFVTQLLSDFGLNDYYLELSTRDATGDKKDKFIGSDEQWAEATAILEQVATETGLELVPDPGGAAYYGPKISVQARDAIGRTWQMSTIQYDFNQPERFELEFSAADGTRQQPVMIHSAKFGSIERFIGVLVEHYAGMFPPWLAPVQVVGVPVAEEFDGYLKEVEAQLLAAGIRVELDLSDDRFPKKIRNASKSKVPFILIAGGDDRDAGAVSFRYRDGSQKNGVPIAEAVEEIAAAVHERVQV, encoded by the coding sequence GTGCCTGCCCAGATCACCGTCACCATCGCCGGGAGCGAGCGATTGGTCGATCAGGGCACGACCGCGGCCGACCTCTTCGCCGACGACAAGGCAGTCGTGGTCGCCCGGGTCGGTGGCGAGCTGCGCGACCTGGCCCACTCGCTGACTGATGGAGACGTCGTCGAGCCGGTGCTGATCAGCGAGCCCGACGGTCTCGACGTGCTGCGCCACTCCTGCGCCCACGTCCTCGCGCAGGCGGTCCAGGAGGTCAACCCGGACGCCAAGCTGGGCATCGGCCCCCCGATCCGCGACGGCTTCTACTACGACTTCGACGTGGCCGAGCCGTTCCAGCCCGAGGACCTCAAGAAGCTCGAGAAGGTGATGCAGCGCATCATCAACACCGGTCAGACCTTCCACCGCCGCGACATCGAGGACGACGCGGCCCGCGAGGAGCTGGCCCGCGAGCCCTACAAGCTCGAGCTGATCGGTCTGAAGGGCGGCTCCGCCGAGGATGCAGCTGAGGGGGCTTCGGTCGAGGTCGGCGGCGCACAACTGACGATCTATGACAACAAGGACCGCACGGGTGAGACCGTCTGGGGCGACCTGTGCCGTGGCCCGCACCTGCCGACCACCAAGCTGATCGGCAATGCCTTCAAGATCACACGCAGCGCCGCGGCCTACTGGCGTGGCTCGGAGAAGAACCCCCAGCTGCAGCGGATCTATGGCACGGCCTGGCCGTCCAAGGACGAGATGAAGGCCTATCTGGACCGGCTCGCCGAGGCAGAGCGCCGCGACCACCGCAAGCTGGGCGCGGAGATGGACCTCTATTCCTTCCCCGAGGAGATCGGCCCGGGTCTGCCGGTCTTCCACCCGCGTGGCGGCGTGCTGAAGCGGGTCATGGAGGACTACGTCCGCCAGGCGCACATCGACGCCGGATTCCAGTATGTCGGGACGCCGCACATCTCCAAGGAGGGGCTGTTCCACACCTCCGGTCACCTGCCCTACTACGCCGAGGGTATGTTCCCGCCGATCGATGACGACGGGCAGCCCTATCGCCTCAAGGCGATGAACTGCCCGATGCACAACCTGATCTTCCGCAGCCGCGGACGGTCTTATCGCGAGCTGCCCCTGCGCTTCTTCGAGTTCGGCACGGTCTATCGCAACGAGAAGTCGGGCGTGCTGCAGGGGCTGACCCGCGTGCGGATGATCACCCAGGACGACAGCCACTCCTATGTCACCCGCGAGCAGGCCCCCGGCGAGATCAAGCACCTGCTCGACTTCGTGACCCAGCTGCTCAGCGACTTCGGGTTGAACGACTACTACCTCGAGCTGTCCACCCGCGACGCGACCGGTGACAAGAAGGACAAGTTCATCGGCTCCGACGAGCAGTGGGCCGAGGCGACCGCGATCCTGGAGCAGGTGGCGACCGAGACCGGGCTGGAGCTCGTGCCCGACCCCGGCGGCGCGGCCTACTACGGGCCGAAGATCTCCGTCCAGGCGCGCGACGCCATCGGGCGCACCTGGCAGATGTCGACGATCCAATACGACTTCAACCAGCCCGAGCGCTTCGAGTTGGAGTTCTCGGCTGCGGACGGCACCCGGCAGCAGCCGGTCATGATCCACTCGGCCAAGTTTGGCTCGATCGAGCGGTTCATCGGTGTGCTCGTGGAGCACTATGCGGGGATGTTCCCGCCGTGGCTGGCGCCCGTGCAGGTGGTCGGCGTGCCGGTGGCCGAGGAGTTCGACGGCTATCTCAAGGAGGTCGAGGCCCAACTGCTGGCTGCGGGCATCCGGGTGGAGCTTGACCTGTCCGACGACCGGTTCCCCAAGAAGATCCGCAATGCGAGCAAGTCGAAGGTGCCGTTCATCCTGATCGCCGGAGGCGACGACCGGGACGCCGGCGCGGTGTCCTTCCGCTATCGCGACGGCTCACAGAAGAACGGTGTCCCGATCGCCGAGGCTGTCGAGGAGATCGCCGCCGCCGTGCACGAGCGCGTCCAGGTCTGA
- a CDS encoding transposase: MEGVMAVATIAARSFSTEQKREHVLAYLERQHGTTAYLQEHGLSYSHLFFWRKALADGDLARGQVPRHTGSMTQEDAAEVRRLEAEVERLIGERDKAVAERDQLARAADALGKAIDVMDRHGVGSREDEPC; the protein is encoded by the coding sequence ATGGAGGGTGTCATGGCAGTTGCCACGATTGCAGCACGGTCTTTCTCGACTGAGCAGAAGCGGGAGCATGTGCTGGCGTACTTGGAGCGTCAGCACGGGACGACCGCGTATCTGCAGGAGCATGGGTTGTCTTATAGCCATCTGTTCTTCTGGCGCAAGGCTCTGGCTGACGGTGATCTGGCGCGTGGCCAGGTGCCTCGCCATACTGGGTCGATGACCCAGGAAGACGCCGCTGAGGTCCGCCGGTTGGAGGCCGAGGTCGAGCGGTTGATCGGTGAGCGGGACAAGGCCGTGGCCGAGCGAGACCAGTTGGCCCGGGCGGCTGATGCGTTGGGAAAAGCTATCGACGTCATGGATCGGCATGGCGTCGGCTCACGCGAGGACGAACCGTGCTGA
- a CDS encoding nitroreductase family deazaflavin-dependent oxidoreductase translates to MTETTADRDNYVQPATSWVRNQLDAIDEAGGDSSAAKVQGRDVVVVTVIGAKSGRPRRVPLMRVEHDGNYLAVASHGGAPTHPQWTASIRKNPDQVSVLDGTTETAMTSRELSGQEREIWWERGVAAFPSYADYQTKTERLIPIFLLEPR, encoded by the coding sequence ATGACGGAAACCACCGCAGACCGCGACAACTACGTCCAGCCCGCCACCAGTTGGGTGCGCAACCAGTTGGACGCCATCGATGAGGCGGGGGGCGACTCCTCTGCCGCCAAGGTCCAGGGCCGCGACGTTGTCGTGGTGACGGTGATCGGGGCCAAGTCCGGGCGGCCTCGCCGGGTGCCCCTGATGCGCGTGGAGCACGACGGCAACTATCTCGCCGTCGCCAGCCATGGTGGCGCACCCACGCACCCGCAGTGGACTGCCAGCATCCGCAAGAACCCCGACCAGGTCAGCGTGCTCGACGGCACCACCGAGACGGCGATGACCAGCCGGGAGCTGTCCGGCCAGGAGCGTGAGATCTGGTGGGAGCGCGGGGTCGCGGCCTTCCCCTCCTATGCCGACTACCAGACCAAGACCGAGCGTCTCATCCCGATCTTCCTGCTCGAGCCTCGCTGA
- a CDS encoding HNH endonuclease, with translation MSVETHREPPPTELPTEPPTELPTGPLTAAEVTGWLRRLAVGGGLAPLGATAAGDLCDLLGALESVKNATSAAQARATVLAAEALTEAAVAGGTPEATADKGVAQQLALARRESPFAGRRHVGFARAVVSEMPCTHAALTAGLISEWTATQIVKETACLSLAHRQAVDAHLEGRFGTDSHRALVAAAKAKAYELDPYSVANRGRRARSDRRVSVRPAPDVMAIVSGYLPVADGVACYKALNEAAKGVKSAGDERSLDQIRADLFTQRLTGRVPAEGVNIELGLVMTDRALLGQDETPARLEGYGPIPAPMARDLVRDGQADSGDQGAQGLAQRAVVWLRRLYADPVTGVLVEQDSRRRTFTGALRRFLVARDQVCRTPWCDAPVRHADHVLPWARGGRTTADEGEGLCEACNYAKETTGWSHEVVDLPDGTHTVKITTPTGHTYYSQPPPVLPSLGDQGSAVPCAGVPSVDVPCAGVPRTQQRPWLDPETSGHGPETGRASAMCCTRESRVITLRLKDDETPRSASGSQRPPGRQATVKRRLLQFGAWRVASHGGDDGTAHPTDPADQPSPLERHLSERLAQAV, from the coding sequence ATGAGCGTTGAGACTCACCGCGAGCCGCCGCCGACTGAGCTGCCCACCGAACCGCCCACTGAGTTGCCCACCGGGCCGTTGACCGCGGCTGAGGTGACGGGCTGGCTCCGGCGATTGGCTGTCGGTGGGGGCCTGGCGCCGTTGGGGGCAACGGCCGCGGGGGACCTGTGCGACCTGCTCGGTGCGCTGGAGTCGGTCAAGAATGCCACCTCGGCGGCGCAGGCTCGGGCGACGGTGCTGGCTGCCGAAGCGTTGACTGAGGCGGCCGTCGCGGGAGGGACCCCCGAAGCAACGGCGGACAAGGGCGTGGCTCAGCAGTTGGCGCTCGCCCGGCGAGAGTCACCGTTTGCCGGTCGGCGGCACGTCGGCTTTGCGCGGGCTGTGGTGAGCGAGATGCCGTGCACGCATGCTGCCCTTACCGCGGGCCTGATCTCGGAGTGGACCGCGACGCAGATCGTGAAGGAAACGGCCTGTCTGTCTCTGGCACACCGCCAGGCCGTGGATGCCCACCTTGAGGGGCGGTTCGGGACCGACTCGCACCGGGCCCTCGTCGCGGCCGCCAAGGCGAAGGCCTACGAGCTGGACCCCTACTCGGTGGCCAACCGTGGGCGCAGGGCGAGATCAGATCGCCGCGTGAGTGTGCGCCCGGCACCGGATGTGATGGCGATCGTCTCCGGCTACCTTCCGGTCGCCGACGGCGTCGCCTGCTATAAGGCGCTCAACGAGGCAGCCAAGGGTGTGAAGTCAGCTGGCGATGAGCGGTCCCTGGACCAGATCCGGGCAGATCTGTTCACGCAGCGGTTGACCGGACGGGTCCCCGCCGAGGGCGTGAACATCGAGCTCGGGCTGGTAATGACCGATCGGGCACTGCTCGGGCAGGACGAGACGCCGGCGCGCCTGGAGGGTTATGGCCCGATCCCGGCGCCGATGGCCCGTGACCTGGTCCGCGACGGCCAGGCCGACAGTGGTGACCAGGGGGCGCAGGGACTGGCCCAGCGGGCAGTGGTGTGGCTGCGGCGTCTGTATGCCGATCCAGTCACCGGAGTGCTGGTGGAGCAGGACAGCCGGCGGCGCACGTTCACCGGGGCGTTGCGCAGGTTCCTGGTTGCACGTGACCAGGTGTGCCGCACGCCCTGGTGCGATGCGCCGGTGCGGCACGCCGACCACGTCCTGCCCTGGGCCCGCGGTGGACGGACCACCGCCGACGAGGGGGAGGGGTTGTGCGAAGCATGCAACTACGCCAAGGAGACCACGGGCTGGTCCCATGAGGTGGTGGACCTGCCCGACGGGACCCACACGGTGAAGATCACGACGCCGACCGGTCACACCTACTATTCCCAGCCGCCGCCGGTCCTGCCCTCACTGGGTGATCAGGGCAGCGCTGTGCCCTGTGCTGGTGTGCCCTCTGTTGATGTGCCCTGTGCTGGTGTGCCCCGCACTCAGCAGAGGCCATGGCTGGACCCGGAGACTTCAGGGCACGGACCAGAGACCGGGAGAGCGAGTGCGATGTGTTGCACTCGGGAGTCGCGAGTGATCACTCTGCGACTGAAGGATGACGAGACCCCACGATCGGCCTCAGGGTCACAGCGACCGCCGGGACGCCAGGCAACCGTGAAACGACGTCTGCTCCAGTTCGGTGCGTGGCGCGTCGCGAGTCACGGCGGCGATGACGGCACTGCGCATCCAACGGACCCGGCCGACCAACCGAGCCCGCTCGAGCGCCACCTGTCCGAGAGGTTGGCGCAGGCGGTCTGA
- a CDS encoding HIT family protein, producing the protein MVEQQHSGEPAAQAGEADAAEAATDFARVPDGFQRLWTPHRMAYIRGDRPSERAGTGCPFCAAPDKSDAEGLVVHRGETCYVVLNLFPYNPGHLLICPYRHVPLYTDLTPEETVEFAQLTQAAMEALRGASAPAGFNIGMNQGEVAGAGVAAHLHQHVVPRWGGDMNFLPIIGQTKAVPTLLEDARQALVKAWPS; encoded by the coding sequence ATGGTCGAGCAGCAGCACTCGGGGGAGCCCGCAGCCCAGGCCGGGGAAGCAGACGCCGCGGAAGCCGCGACTGACTTCGCCAGGGTGCCGGACGGCTTCCAACGTTTGTGGACACCTCACCGGATGGCCTACATCCGCGGGGACCGACCCTCTGAGAGGGCGGGCACGGGTTGCCCGTTTTGCGCGGCGCCCGACAAGAGCGACGCCGAGGGGTTGGTCGTCCACCGTGGTGAGACCTGTTACGTCGTGCTCAACCTGTTCCCCTACAACCCGGGCCACCTGCTGATCTGCCCCTATCGCCACGTCCCGCTCTACACCGACCTCACGCCGGAGGAGACGGTCGAGTTCGCCCAGCTGACCCAGGCGGCGATGGAGGCCCTGCGCGGAGCCTCGGCACCGGCCGGCTTCAACATCGGCATGAACCAGGGCGAGGTCGCGGGGGCGGGCGTGGCCGCGCACCTCCACCAGCACGTCGTGCCCCGGTGGGGCGGCGACATGAACTTCCTGCCGATCATCGGGCAGACCAAGGCGGTGCCCACTCTCCTCGAGGACGCCCGGCAGGCTCTCGTCAAGGCGTGGCCGTCCTGA
- the pgsA gene encoding phosphatidylinositol phosphate synthase — MLNKYARAFFTALLTPIARLLLRLGVSPDAVTVVGTIGVAFGALYFYPLGELWWGTLFITAFVFTDLIDGTMARMSDRTSSWGAFLDSTLDRIGDAAVFGGLILYFTGRGDDDLTAALALACLILGFIVSYAKARAESLGFTANVGIAERADRLVATLVTTGFCGLFLPMWVLTVVLGLLAVASLITVLQRILTVRTQAMTDAVGS, encoded by the coding sequence ATGCTGAACAAGTACGCCCGGGCATTCTTCACTGCACTCCTCACCCCGATCGCGCGCCTCCTGCTGCGCCTCGGGGTGAGTCCTGACGCCGTCACGGTGGTCGGGACCATCGGAGTGGCCTTCGGTGCGCTCTACTTTTATCCACTCGGCGAGCTGTGGTGGGGGACCTTGTTCATCACCGCCTTCGTCTTCACCGATCTCATCGACGGCACGATGGCCAGGATGTCCGACCGCACCAGCTCCTGGGGCGCCTTTTTGGACTCGACGCTGGATCGGATCGGCGACGCAGCTGTTTTCGGGGGACTGATCCTCTATTTCACCGGCCGCGGGGACGACGACCTCACCGCCGCTCTGGCCCTGGCGTGCCTGATCCTCGGCTTCATCGTCAGCTATGCCAAGGCTCGCGCCGAGAGCCTCGGGTTCACCGCCAACGTCGGCATCGCCGAGCGCGCCGACCGTCTGGTCGCGACCTTGGTGACGACCGGCTTCTGCGGGCTCTTCCTGCCCATGTGGGTGCTGACCGTTGTCCTCGGACTGTTGGCCGTTGCCAGCCTGATCACGGTCCTGCAGCGCATCCTGACCGTCCGCACCCAGGCGATGACCGACGCGGTGGGCTCGTGA